The following is a genomic window from Acipenser ruthenus chromosome 19, fAciRut3.2 maternal haplotype, whole genome shotgun sequence.
ccacctgctgattgaggaccagcacagctaatcacttgctgcccttcccctcaaccaagcctagcaggcagcaagtctcaatcgagcgcccgtctgtaaacaataattcaatcatacaaatcaactccaaaaagaaacacaataaacccatttccccatacaaattataccaacactaatttacacatgtgcagggcaattgccctgctacaagcatatataaaaataacaatagatTTTAGCAAAAATAAACTGTACCTTCTCTTCTAATGTTGTTAAAAAGCAGTTCAATATGATCCTGACTGAACTTAGTTAATATTGAAGAAAACTGAAGTTAATATGTATGGTTGCATCTTTCTACAAAAGGATTTTGAATGTAAAGTTAGAGACACATAGTGGTGTACGATCTTGTCTTTTCAAACAAACCAAGTAAGCTTTTGGTTTTTTACTCTGAAACTTTTTCCCAGTTTATATCTCCGATTGGGCACTTGCATCCTTTAGCTTTAGGGGTTCTAGTGTTCAATATGTCAAACAACTGGTCTATGACCTGAAAAAAATAGAATGAGGTTATATAGGCTTGTGacaatgtgccccgcccatgtatatattatgtgcttgtgacagaaatataatgaatcttggttgtaaatcccCCTCCCAACctatgagggcgctaagcagcgaggacagatttctttggacaggctggcctgacagttctttccccgggtcgggaagtcagtcagtctggaagaaggcgagactccgttgcaagaataTATTGACCCGGAAGTGAAACTGCCGAAAGGCAATTGCATTTGcctaccaaggggtcatgcgtgacagcatataagggggatggagaatcgtaatctgttccttcgctttggttaaaaacataaataaccgagaaggacgGAAAAAACATCTGTGATTGCTGTTCatgagtgtttatttgttttgtactaAAAAACACTACACGGATTGTCACCAGATAaattgtatcacccaccacgagcactacagcacgcacccaggactgctGACCGTGactgtatattgtgggagagatattgtttattattatttgtgactGCAACCCGTGTTATTTTCCCtgcgctttacacattgttgtataTTGCCAGGGACTTTttcttttggtcaccagacctggacttttgaaaataaaagctcagttttttTCCCTTGGAATAACTATCTGTCTGGTTCattacacactgcatcactcctgcacctgtacacagttAATTTGCCACAGtgctatatgttgtgtgtggtgtgttaatgttggtgtataggtactGTTgtacaggatataaatgggtctgtgtagtacaagtgatttaaaatatatagttgtttttttgggcacagggattgcacaatcacttcatgtgcagctaaagtatgtaataatatgtgagcacggggaatgcacaaattagttcacgtgctggggttgaagtgaataattaattagtaactgaatcccagcacagctgtataaatagttgcacaattcactcacttggggttgtgtgttcagggagaaagaacgggAGTGAGAAGGagaacaataattaaaataatagcaATTGCTACTTCTTGCcagaggaccagcacggtacttgtttgtggaatgtttgtccctgtttgtttagttggtgtcagtttttgtttcaaccttttattttgctctgtgagcattgttttgTGTCAAACATTTTTACcttatttgcaataaaccggcgcaagcaagcgccttcaccaTTTTAACTCGCAGTACTGTTTCAACTCGCAGTACTGTTTCACctcgcagtgctgtgtttcttctaggtctgatgtcaccactacaaGCCAGCCTGTCCACAAGGCTACATATACAAGACATAtatatggagcgccatttgttccaaaactatccagccataATTTCTCTCCATAGAAAAAATTCTGCCGAGCTCTCTGTATATAGCACAATGCTTTGTGTGCATTGAAAATGAGCAGAGTCGAGTATctttttaaatagaatatctttggaaACGCCCTTTCTAATGAACTgtaatattattggctgaagcagttttgagtgaggctggattttcattggttaaaatatgtgtgctcccattggctagaaaggttgcagtgtttttggcacagtgcgagattgacagttggaagtttgtctgtttgttgggaagaTTGCAGGCAAATTcatctggttgattggaaatttgcaggtccagCGCCGAGCAAACGCTTTACACTAAagtccgtacagcctttcgtattaatgaattgacaaattaattaattaattgttagatgaattaacaaatatgtttatgaattactgtatgattTGATGAATTTATGGACGAATTCCTGGAGAAATGGaccaattcatgaattgacaaattaatggctggatagttttggcacaaatggtgcTCCATACATACATGTAAGGTTACTCTTCGATGTCTGTTTCTATATATATGGTTAGATGTACTGTAATGTACTGAATCACTTTGGTTCTATTTGTTTTTCACAACATAATCATTTAATTGAAAATCTATTGAAGCTGgctaaatattaatatattaatatatttgttaaaCTCACTTGTGTCTTCGCTGTACTCTCTCTTATTATCATCCAAGATTGTGGCACGATTGCTCACTCGAACTCAGCTATGGCGGGTCTAGTTCTATaaagtcagcactcggatatccgttaccctgATATACTTTAGTCGTGTTTTACCATTCTtgcattaagaataaaatcaatccctgttatatatatgtaataaatgaatgcacttactcgtcacatgcgatttccgactctgtcactctcttcaatgttacaatttatctaaATATGTCACAgcctgcgttttttttttaattctctctaatgccaaatctgtctgtcttatattgtgcagttacatccagtttcacctgacgaaaatgcagtcaaaacaaagcgaacgagacaagctagggtaatgtaacaattaatcattaaacagttttagatactgtgatgtgggttttttattatttatctgtgatctttgtgcattttcatttacaagtgaactgtgacataaGGGCCTTAtccagcactatatatatatatatatatatatatatatatatatatatatatatatatatatatacaccaaaagttttagaacaccccccatttttccagtttttattgaaatttaagcagttcaagtccagtgaataacctgaaatggtacaaaggtaagctgtaaactgccagaggttaaaaaaaaaagtttaggttaccaaaaactgaaaaataatgtacatttcagagttatacaaaaaggcctttttcagggaacaagtaatgggttaacaacttacagctgttctgcagcaatggaagtaaattaagccttgaaagttgatgctaacaattcctacaggtgtcccaacttttgttgatttacaaaccctctgtctgtataaaagcagtgttggaacagactgtgttactacaccctcttaagcattatttggacagtattgtactgcaggaagtagtatattgctctcataatggcgagaaaaaggcaattaaaggaagacagacagaccattataacccttaaaagtgtaggtctttcctttagagaaattgcaaagaaagccaaggtgtcagtgagtacagtttcctacaccatcaaaaggcacttagaaactggaggaaactctgacaggaagaggtctggcagacccaaagccacaacagaatcagaagacaagtttctgagagtcaacagcttgcatgataggcggctcacaggacaacagcttcaagcacagcttaacactggtcaaagtaagcaagtctcagtttcaactgtgaagagaagacttcaagctgcaggtttgacaggtcgagtggcagtaagaaagccattgctaagatggcaaaataagaaaaagaggcttgcctgggccatgaagcaccgccagtggactactgaagactggaagaaggtcttatggaccgatgaatcaaaatttgaaatcttcggttcatcacgcagggtttttgtacgccgtcgagtaggcgaaaggatggttcctcggtgtgtgacaccaactgtcaaacatggaggaggaagcgtgatggtctggggctcttttgctggatccagagtcggcgacttgcagagtgagtggcaccctgaaccaaaactgctaccacagcattttgcagcgccatgcaataccctctggtatacgcctagttggtcaggggttcatcctacagcaagataatgacccaaaacatacctccaggctatgtcagaactacctcaaaagaaaagaacaagacggtaggcttcaaatcatggaatggccagcacagtctccagacttaaaccccatcgagctggattgggatgaactggacagaagggtgaaagcaaagcaacctacaagtgcaacacatttgtgagaacttctgcaacagtgttgggaagaactttccgaacaatatttgatttccattgtagaatgaattccacgagtgtgttcggctgttatatctgcaaaagtggctactttgatgagtcaaaaatttagattaaattttgttaaacaaaacgattccatgatttcttttttcatctccaattgtttatttgttctatgctttaatttcagagtacattgagacattaaactgtgtaaatttcaataaaaactggaaaaactgaggtgttctaaaacttttgaccggtagagtatatatatatattaatcttttgctaaattgcattgctttttatgttttattatttgtttatttagcaaacgcctttatccaaggtgacctacagagactaaggtgtgtgaactatgcatcagctgcagagtcacttacaattacgtttcacccgaaagacggatcacaaggaggttaagtgacttgctcagggtcacacaatgagtcagtggctgagatgggatttgaaccggggacctcctggtaacaagcccttttctttaaccactggaccacatagcctttagatttcattttgctgttgtgtcGTTAATGGGGAgttttacataccgctacaatacgtatggatttaaaagtatgtactgtattacagttaacatgttgtctctttagttttggcaagtggtattttcagaatcatatcgttctgaattaaaatactacttctgttaaaaatatagtactgtaccaacaaaaccaatacagtacatctaaatagaagcctacttattttaaaacactgtcctttcagcaatgtatttttgatattgtatatttttttgtgttccctgaaaaacggacatgggttggaacaggccaaaattaaataatcagatatgcgtcacttGCGTTtgaccgtcactgaagtcaacattttatagtgttggatatgtgagtgctgactgtatatgtcTATGAGCTAAACGTCACCCCCTGCCGCCATATTGACAGCTGCaactatggttttttttttttttttgtacagcaaaTTAATAGTTACTTGGAAGTTTCGAATATCTTTTTTATACAAACACGATGGTTTACACTAAATTAGACAATTTAAACAACAAATACAGTGACAATGTAGATTCCAAACATTTcagtatatttttgtttattcattAAGAAAggcttttaaataacacaaaaacaaggcactgtctttttacaataacaatacagaacaatatttACCTGCTGCTTTCCTCGTTTATGATGGCGGTGATAGTTCATCCTGAAGCCACACCTTTCAGACTCGTGATTGGTCCGTTAGGGCAACTGTCGCCAATTCTGCGATTTCGTTTGGCGCCCTCAGATGTGGGTGAGGTTACCTATAGTTAGGTTAGAGTTCGCAGTGAAGAGGACCAATGTGTAAACGGGGCGATCTCAGTGGCGTCTATTTGAAGCATTTTAATTTCAAGGAGGAAGACCAGAGCAGAAGTGAAGAAGCATGTACATTGCTCGCTTCCATTCCTGAGGTTGTTATGCCGGAAGCTGTAATAAGTTTGATTTGAAACCTGACTCAAGATTGTGAATTTTACGCTAAATAAATTACAAGCGCTGTGTTAATCTTAGTTTGACAGCAGTCGTATATCAGAATACATTGACACGATAATAAGAGCCGATTTCCAGTGACAGTGCAGCAAAATtcttatatttaaataatattgtattttcatttagCCAAGAAACAGTATAATATTAGACATGAGACTGAGGGAAAAAATGTACCCTGTCAAGTTACTTGAACAAATAAGAGAACCCCTTCTTACGGAATTgggttattatattatatatgatTACAGTGTTttcgtttttcattttttaatgtctATGAAATGATATACATTCTTGCACTGGTCACAGTTCTACACAAGTCTATAACGACTAAGAATTCAAGAATTCATTCTGCGAGCATCCTTTACAAAACATTACTAATGACCTGGCAGTTCATAACTTCATTTTAAATCAGTTTAGAAATAGGACATTAATGTCGAGTGCAACGCTTAAATCAGAACTCTGAAATGTAACATTTGTTATGTCTTGCTTTACCGCATGTTGTGTGCAAATGGAGAATTAATAACATTTTAGAATTTGCATAGAAATCTTTgacaggggggctcccgagtggcacatccagtaatagCGCTCCACGTGCAGAATGCGCAcaatagtctggacgtcgcgagttcgagtccaagctactccacagccgaccgtggaggggagctctcagggggcggcgcacaattggctgagcgtcgccaggggggagggagggtgggttaggtcggacagggtgtccttggctcaccgtgcaccagcgacccctgtagtctggccgggcgcctgcaggcttgcctgcaagctacccgagagctgcgttgtcctccgaagctgtagctcttgggtggctgcatggtgagtccgcagtgtgaaaaaaagcagtcggctgacggcacacgctttggaggacagtgtgtgttcgtcttcgccctcccaagtcagcgcaggggtggtagtggtgagctgagcttaaaaaataattggccattctaaattgggagaaaataattggcaacgactaatttttttttttttttttttttttttataaaaagaaatctTTGACAAATaaaaggagatgtgataccttttattggactaactaaataataattaatcacaagctttcgagACCTCAAGGTCACTTCTttaggtgaaagtaggaaagagagattgatgtttacattcaaaggtggcatcagaactttaacaaaaagaacccattttgaatcactacaattctaatgTAAGGAAAAAAACTGCATAATAAACAatgataatgtgtgtgtgtatatacagtatatatatatatatatatatatatatatatatatatatatatatatatatatatataatgatgtgtCGGGCAAAAGCCtgaacagctgaagaagggcttttgcccaaatcgtcctgaaaataaaagattttgttcttttttttaaaaaacattttctttcatatgccttcaattttgtacattGCAGTACTGCTGCAAAACTTTGAAATTTCTACTGACAAAATAGCAAATCATTCAGCCAGAAAGCATCTAGTGCAAAAACTATAACATCCCAGCAGCTGATCCAGGTTACATGCCACATAAACCTTGCTAGTGTCAACAGCAACTCCACAATGAATGATGAATAGCAAGAGAACCTTTCAATCATGCTCACCTCGACTGATGCTGCTGGACGGGACTGTAGAAAACCCTGCTGCAAACACCACTGCTTCTGCACACCTGATCAGGACGGCAAACACCACTGCTTCTGTACGCCTGACCAGGACTGCAAACACCACTGCTTCTGCACCCCTGACCATGACAGCACTCTGGGATTCTCTGCAGCACTGCATTCAATGGGGGTTTTCAAGTTTTTTGTCAACCAGGAGCCACCTAATGCCAGCAGTACTTCAAACCTTGAGAaactaaaagatttttttttatctatcacACAATACGTGTCTATGGCTGTATTTCtttcacggttatcacagatttcacgatttctgtgaaatttgttgtataataaataaCTTTAAGGGGAAATTTTCAATTGTGAAGGCTAGATCTGCCATTTTGGATCGTTTTCCTTTATTTTGGTAATATTATATATAGGCAATGCAGTGAACTTAACGGTGTTGAGTGCTAAATACCAGTACAATAAAAACGTCTGACCTTGTCTGCATTACGTCACTGCCAGGCAACCTCTGAGCTCAGTCAAGGCATTAGCAGacttattacaaaaacaaaacaaagtcattTGAAATTTCAAAGATAGGggagcagttttttttatttgaaatgactCAGTGTAGATTCTGAAGATATAAGCAAAATGTATGCATTACGTATATTCATAAACCTTTTTATCCCCAGGTTTTGATACTCAACTTTGTACTGAAAAATGTCCTTACCATTTCATCACAGCTATGAGTGGCTCTCTAGCAATGCATAAAAATGGCACTGAAGTGCAGGCACCTCCATATAGTCCAACATTCTACCACTCTTGAGTACATGCTAACCATGTTTAATCAAAATTAGATGTGGTGTTACATACATGTGTATCAGTGGGCAtaaacctacatttttttttatttggaaaaatGACACACCACAAAACTGATTAAGTTGGCAGTCAACTTGTTTTCAAGAGGTACCTATTTGTTTTTTTGGCATCTTTGTATACATATTGTCCGACTTTATTTCCCATCACTGGAGATAATTTGTAGTGCCCATTGAGTGTTTCACAGCTGTGCACTGGAGTATGAATAATGAATATAGTAATCACCCTGGGATCATTGTGAAATTAAAAAGGATTGTGGGACCCTGCAACTTGAGTTCAATATGGTTGTAACACTACCCAAACCCACTTTGTGGCATTTATTTAAAATCCTAATTTTCATATTGCATTATTTGAATTAGCAATTGATTCACAACTCAAATCCCTgggcatatttttatatttaaaaaaaaaaaaaactgctggaaAATATATCTTGTAAAAAAAGTTTATGTAATGAGTGGAACACTAAGCTAGAAACCCCCATTAGTCACAGCTGAAAGCTGTTTAGGATCATGGTTTATTTGCATTGGTATCCCAATGTTTAAGGCAGAATCTTCCATTGGTGtatataatttaatacatttgcaATTTGTCAATGTATtctatgtaaaatgtaatttggtaAGGGATGTTAGTGTGAGCAAAACCACCCTATCTGCACCTCCTTGCACAGCAAGGACAGATTTGGGATGCAGATTCCCCAATGCTCACAGTATCAGTGGAATTCTTGACCACAGTTACACAAACAAATACACCAAAAGAATATTTTATTAGCATTCACAGAACAGTAGTTACAAGTACAGAAATTTTAGCAGaacatacaaattacaaaaagATTGTACCAAGAGCAGTCTTAAATGCAATTAGTTAAATGTACTCCATGTTACCATTACCATAAGGTGTGTAATAAATGGCTAGATGTGCTCACTGTATGCTCCaattttaaattttacaaaaaataaaaagcaattcaCGTGACCCTGGTTTCAGAAAGTGCAGCAGaccagattttaaaataaaaataaaaaacactggcaCGCCAAGGCATCGTTACACAGGAGCAATCAGGAGAAAACTGGAAACAGCCAAGCACTCTGCAACACGCCACCTTAACAGCTAACCAGCAATACAACTGCTACACAACTGCGCCTAGTGCACAAAAAATACACAAGAGAAAAGATTAGAATTGCAAATCAGatgaaacattaaataaaatcaaataaatgaagTCAGTGCTGGGTTTCAAATGCAACTACTTTAggtcaccacacacacacctagTATTTCAGAATTTATaccaattattttaattttaatgaaaTGTCTAATATGATGTCTATGTATTAACCAAAActtcagaattaaaaaataaacctaaaaCCAACACTTTAATCTGTTGTTAGACTAACAGGCAACTGGTTGATGGTTACCACTAAAGAATTTTAAAACCTTACTTGGTGTAGCAAAGCCAGAATGCAATTTTAGTCGACTAAAATCTCAAAGCAACTGTGATCTCAACTAGTTAGCAATAGCAAATGTTCCATTATGgacattttaaaacctttaacaAATTACTAAATTAAGGAAACCCCAGCACTAGATTAAAGCacttaacagaaaaaataaacagctcAAACATTTTTGCTTTACCTCACTTATACAAGCCCAAAATGTATCTGTAGTCCTTCCTATTTAATAGTTAAGAAATTGGAACAAGATGGCACATACAAAATTAACCTCATTTTCTAtgcagaacacaaaaaaaaacaaaaaaaaaaacacttaaatctTTATAGGCCATAAATTGTTACAatattaaccttttttttgtaatcagCCAGTTTGTTTTGGGGATCTCTCCTTCACTTTCAGAGAGATCTTACTTTCAAAGTGATGCCTTCACTGGGTTTGGTTGTTCATCCGAGAAGTCtaaagtaaaagaaagaaaacaattgaACAAGCTGGAGTAAATCAAAACACTACCAGTTAATTTCTACAACTGCAGATATCACTACAAATTCTGCATGACATTTCTTGTTTGTCTGGGCCAAATCTGAATTTATTACACCACTTCTTATTGAGCGGGTTTAGCACCTAGCATTTCAGCACATTCTAAAATACTCTACTAGAAAGTGCTTGATTTCAGGCTGACCGCATAAAGAATGTGTAAAATAGTTTTGGAATGGGACCTCTTCACCCCACCTTTTTACCGCACTCAAGACCGTGCAGAGGGCACAAAGAACAAACATGATCTTTTGATCAAGTGTGCTAGTGGGAGCCAGACAATTTCTCTGCAACATTAAAAAGGTTCAGTTTGTGTTTATTGCCACTTCATACAATTGTCTTTTCAATAAGCAAATGCCTCCAAATAGTTTGGCAGGTAAGTGACATCCCCACAAGAACTACATTTAAAAGGATGGATTTACCTAACAAATCAACTTGGGTCAGCTAGTACTTGCTACAAAATGTTATTGTCCTTGGCCAAAATGAgccaaacattcaaaataaaagcaaGTTATCACCACAGTGCAGGGCCCAACCCAACCATGTTGCATTAAATGCTTCTTTGGTATTTGTGTAAACTACTGGGAACACCAAAAAAATGGTAGCTTTCTAACAGAATCGttcaaatttaaaacatttaGTTAATCCCAAACAAAAAGcagacaaaccttttttttccccccctcctGTTTTAAGTATGTGAGCCCAAGGTCATGGACAACACATGACCAGGACAATGCAAGGCTTCTCTCCATTGTCCTGCACACGTACCTCAACACCAACTCATTACTGATTCTGACCAACCTGCTCCAAAGCATACCCCAACAGCAGGAGGCGGCCCCAGGGCGGATCACACAATCTCTAACTCTGCACAAACTGCACCAATCTCCTTTTTTGCAAACAGGAAACAGCAGCTTGAGGAGAAAATTCCACATTTGGGTGAATATTTCTTACTTCCGAATCAGTCTCAATACTGCACAAAATGCACTCCTTTAAAGTGTTCTAAATTGTACATCAAGGAGAAAGAAAGATACAATTCCTAACTGTTTGGACAAATAGAAtaccaagatatatatatatatatatatatatatatatatagagggcaGCATTCTCCAACCGTCACCTCAGAGACATTATGCTTCTCCCCTAGCAATTACAGTCCCTTTTAATACAAAAAGGGAGAATTTTAGTGCTGTAATGATTAGACTAGTGACCAAATGAAGAAAATAAAGTTTTGGCACAACTGGCATAGCAGTAAAGAAGATCCTTCTCTTTAGCTATCCAAATGTGTACTGCAGTGGCATTAGGCCTTTGGGTGCAAACAGGTTGGAGAGCACTGGTGTAACAAGTGGTTTCACAGGCAGGGGTATCGagtcatgctttaaaaaaaaaaaaaaaaactacacacacaccacactacagtAGGTTTAAGGGTAAAGAAATCCATTTATAAATCCTAGCAATACAATACCAGTTTGCATTAACTGCCTTGAAATCACCCCAAAAACACAAGATTAATGGGGCACTCATATTCACATAGAGGAAACAGGGTAAATAACTTCATGCTTTAGGTGATCAGACTAAAGTACATGCATTTATTTTAGTCTGCAACACTGCGCCAGGTTCTATTTACCATTGAGTTATGAAGACACTGCTCCCTCCTCCTCTGGAGACTTGGGTAGGCTCTTGGACCTCGACCTGGACTTGGAGTTTCTGGCAGAGGCTGGTGTGCGGCTTCGGGACCTGGAGCGGGACTTAGACTTGGACTTAGATCTGGAGCGTGACTTGGACTTAGACCTGGACAAAGACTTCGACTTGGATTTGGACTTGATTCTGCGTGGGGAACGAGTTTTGGACCGAGACCTGGAGCGGGAGTAGGAACGGGACCTTGATCTGCTGTACCGCGAGCGGCTACGGGACCTAGAACGACTCCTGCTTCGGGAGCGACTGCGCCTGCGTCGTCGAGggctggagaaaaacaaaataagccACACACAACATTTACTCACTTCCAAGTGAAAATTAAGGTTAACGATAGTCTGCATCAGTTGCATCGCCATGTGTTTCAATAACGAACAGCACCATCACAACCCAGAAGGGCTT
Proteins encoded in this region:
- the LOC117424701 gene encoding serine/arginine-rich splicing factor 2-like isoform X2; its protein translation is MSYGRPPPDVEGMTSLKVDNLTYRTSPETLRRVFEKYGRVGDVYIPRDRYTKESRGFAFVRFHDKRDAEDAMDAMDGAVLDGRELRVQMARYGRPPESHHGRRGGPPRSPRRRRRSRSRSRSRSRSRSRSRYSRSRSRSYSRSRSRSKTRSPRRIKSKSKSKSLSRSKSKSRSRSKSKSKSRSRSRSRTPASARNSKSRSRSKSLPKSPEEEGAVSS